A segment of the Centropristis striata isolate RG_2023a ecotype Rhode Island chromosome 15, C.striata_1.0, whole genome shotgun sequence genome:
TGTACTTTTAGAAGGTGAAGGGAGGAACTGGGACACGGTGTAGGCTGGTCCGTCTCTAACTCACTGATACCATATTTGGGAGAGCAGCGTGAGACAGAGGACAACGGCAATGACAGGATAGACTATTCCACCTGCAGCTAACATTAGTAGGTCAAAGCCCATGTACACACACAGCCTGTGTCTTTGTTATTACAGAGAGCTGAAGCCCTGATTACTCTGTTCTACTAACTTCTCAATGACAGTTTATGAAAAGTAAAACATGTCCCTGGGGGGCTTCAGCGGTGGGGACTTTTGAAAATTTGATTCTTGACACAGCAGAAAAGGGAAAaccattaatttaaaatgtctctTTAACAGCGTCATCTGACATCTGAAAATTTCATGATTTTCCTAAACCAAAATAATTGTTGTTCACGACATTAACCAGATAAACATTCAAATATTCCTTAAACTTATTGCATCACAGACGGGGCACATATTTTTGAGTGAACATCCATTTTTAGTCAAAAACTTAAATAATACAATCATTGGAGCACAACAGATATTATGCTGATGATCAGCTGATACTACCTATATACCTACCAAAGGCATATCAGTATCTGTGTATAAATGGTGTCTGATATGCGTctatatgaaaacttttttctaCAGAActgcagaaaatgatgcttTGGAGATTTATAAATttcctttatttaatttaattatttcttcatttaaatAGCCAGCAgatgactgatactgaacaaacagtactaatgtttatttagctatttattttagttgtaTCGGCAGTttacaatgacaaaaacaatgacaccgaacatatattactttttttttaattaattaattaattaatttatttatttatttgtatttatttcttattttctttttttcatgtagGTTTAATAATGTGTTATAATATTGAAGCAGCCTTCTGTGCTATATCGTCATATCAGTGCTAAATCAGTGCACACTCCCATAAAAAAGATCTCTTTGGCTATATCGGTTGTTGGTGAATTGTTTCCAAATAAAtggtcactgtgtgtgtgtgtgtgtgtgtgtgtgtgtgtgtgtgtgtgtgtgtgtgtgttttagagaTGGAGTCTGTGAAGCTGGCCTGGCTGGTGTTTAACAGACTCTTTGAGATGTGCTGCCTCTGGCTGAAGGAGCTGCCTTTCCGCCGCCGTCCACAGCCATACTACGAAACCTCCATCCACGCCATCAAGAACATGAGGCGCAAGATGGAGGACAAGCACGTCATTATCCCCGACTTCAACACACTCTTCAACATTCAGGTAACTACAACTTCTCCACATCACGCTTATTGATTTTATAGCATCGGCTTCCTTTTTGTACTTCTTCCTTCAGCGCTACTTTTATACCGTTTCTtccattttattgtttgtttatttcaacactttctgtgtggggCTACAACTATGTTTCATTATGCAGTCCTGTGTTACGTAATGACCATTTTAAATCACTGAATTCTTGCTTTTTTGCTTATTATGATGTAATTTTGGAATTACATCATAGGAATATCAAATGCTTCATATCCCTAAAATCTGTACAACCTAAGCTAAAAGCCTACGTAGGTCAATAAACCATAATATTAACCATTTCTCCCAATCTCTCTCTGACATTCCTATCAACCACAGCTGTTTAGCACCGGATGCAGTGTAACGTAatgatgttataaaaaaaaaggcactgtTGTCATTGAGCATTTTATTGTAGTGTTTCTGAGGATATTTGTTAATCTGTCTCTCAGGATCAAGAGGAACAGGCTTACTTTGCTGTGTTTGATGGTCACGGCGGTGTGGACGCTGCAATTTACGCTGCCAACCACCTCCACGTCAACTTGGTCCAGCAGGAATCATTCAACCAGGACCCGATCGAGGCTCTCTGCAGAGCCTTCAAAGTCACTGATGAGCGCTTTGTGAAGAAGGCCTCTCGAGAGGTAAACTCACCTGCAAACAACAGAACACATTTAGAAGTATTTACACTGCATGAGCCAGAGTACTGAGCAGTTAAAACCTGGCGATTATGGAAAGTAATCATCTGTTTTGTTAACtggaatgcatttatttattgataaatactactactactactactactactacttctatgGTTGCTGCTTTAGAAACTTGGCTTTGTGGTAGCTGGGTTATTTAAAAAGCCTCTGCATGAAGGACAGAGATGAGAGCCGTTCTGTCCTTTTCAAAGGATTTCAACTAAAGGGACAGTTTGAATATTCTGAAGTGCGGCTGTATGAGGCACTTATCCTTAGTCAcagtattacctacagtagatggcggtcggTGCAGGCGGTAGTACAGACACAAAAGCTTATTAATGCACTGCTGTGGATGcggcagcagctaaatgtactTTAGCCACTTTAGGCAGTTGACTCATATGGATCATTAAACAGCTAAAGGGAAAATTAAAACAGTAATACAtcttaatcaaatcaaatcactcATTCACCATTGAACTAAAAAAACAGCTACTATTAACAAATATCCCAAACTTACTTAAATAAAGCATGTAGTGCACAGTCAGCTGTAGGCAGAATCACATGGGGACCAACAAGCTACAGCCAACAAAGGGAGAGACTGAGCAGGGTCTGATCCAGGCAAATTATCAGCTCATGTGTGGCCCGATTGAGGTTGAGGTTAAGTCCCAAGTTTCTGGGTTTTTCCCCAAAAGACAGACTTTGAAATGTGTGCTGTAGAAGATAATCATTATTCATGTtgactgcagttttttttaaaatatatactaaTTTCTTACAGCCTATCAGATTGGCAACACGGGCACTGGGCTATCAGATAAAACATagcatcacatttttttcattgacaATGTCTGTGGTGGGGGTtttttacaagtaaaagtcttgcattctAAATGTAATTATGTATGTTCTTATAATAGTATTtgcatcaaaataaacttaaagtacctaaagtaaaagtagtcattatgcagaacaccccatttcagaataaaatacatcatattataattattgatgcgtTAATGTGCAGCGCATTTTAATTAACATAATACTTGTGGTTTGTTTATTCTCTAATCTATCATTATGTATTAGTTATTTGTTCATCCTCCTGCATTTTTATGAAGCAATCTTACAaaagcttgtgtttttattttcctcctaAACTCTTTTAGCTAAAGTTCTCCAAGACAAATCGTATGCTTCTTTTTGATCCGATCATCCTGATTCAGTTTGAAGCAGtcatgctgcagctgctgaatgCTGTAATGTTTCTATGTCTGCAGCACCTGCGTTGCGGCACAACAGGCGTGGTGACGTTCCTGAGGGGCCGGACGTTGTATGTGGCCTGGCTGGGAGACTCCCAGGTCATTCTGGTCAGGAAAGGACAGGTGGTGGAGCTGATGAAACCACACAAACCAGACAGAGAGGTAACGAATCTGTCACTCTGACTGTGTGTATGCTTGGCTAGAACAGCTGGAAGTGGATCTGTAGATTCCATACTATCATTCATTTACTTACCATACAGTTTGTGATCTCCTGACACAAAAGCTTGATTGGGCCCAGTTAGGTGTCTGAGAAACTTTTAAATTTACAAAATGTACTCCATTCATTTGCACAGAAATTTGTATTGCATTTTAAAGTATAACTGGGATTTTAAATTAGAAAAGAGCGCATCtgtggtcggtagcgtagtgggttacgcaggcgccccatgtgtgcatgtcattcccctctctctgtttcctgtctctcttcaactatcctgtccattaaaggcatgaaaaagcccaaaaaaatacatttaaaaaaaaaagaaaagagcacATCTAAATGTTCCATGTGCTGGTCTTCAACCACTAAATCCAACTGCGCTTTATGTGTGTCTGCAGGATGAGAAGCAGAGGATCGAGGCTCTGGGTGGCTGTGTGATCTGGTTTGGCACATGGAGGGTGAACGGCAGTCTGTCTGTATCCAGAGCAATAGGTAAACTATTGGTACTCTGTATACCACATGTAGTACATACTATGATATTTCTTTTTCATGCATGTTTTGGAGTTGTTCTGACTTTTACTTTATCTGCTGAAACAAGAAATGTCTCGGTCCTGTATACCGGTGTGAGCTTACAGAATAACCCGTTACCTTTGTTGACAGGCGACTCGGAGCACAAGCCCTACATCTGTGGTGATGCAGACCATGACGTCTTCCCACTGGACGGTTCAGAAGACTACCTGATTCTGGCCTGTGATGGTTTCTGGGACACAGTAGGTCCAGATGAGGCGGTGCGGGTGGTCAGTGACCACCTTGAGGAGAACACCGGAGACACCACCATGGTAGCCCACAAGCTGGTGGCTTCGGCCCGTGATGCCGGCTCTAGTGATAACATCACTGTCATAGTGGTCTTCTTGCGGGACCCGCGCTGCCCAGCACCCACCGGCacagaggacgaggaggagggtGTGGTGGAAGGAGAggcgggggaggaggaggaggtagcggaggtggaggaggaggaacaggaagaggaagaggaggaggaggaggaagacgaggcAGCCAGGGTAGAGCGCGAGGGTGGTGAGGGAGGAAGCACTGCGGACATCGGGGGGAAGGGTCGCGGAGGCTGGCCCCTGCAACAGTGCTCGGCCCCTGCTGACCTCGCCTACGAAGACCGAACAGACTCGTTCACGGACAGAACTAGCCTCAGCCTGCTGGGGCCGTCGCTGGAGGGCCGCATCTCCCTGGCCGGGGAGTCCTGCTCCGGCTTTAGCTATCGAGCAGAACGCCTACCGAGGCGCAGGTCCCGTATCCCCTTTCAGGAGTCCAGCATCTCTAGTTTCACGGACCCACTGTGGCCCCAGACAGCCATGCTGTTAGGCCAGGCAGTGAGGCAAAGCCGCAGGCTCGCTTATGGTAGTCGCCGGTGGAGCCGCAGAAGGCCCGGTGCATCCAAGGAGCTGCTAGGCCTGTTACCATTCGGCCACTCGCTGCCGCACACGCAGCGCCACTCCAACCAGCCCGGAGTGGCAGTGCCTCACCTGCCCCACCATGCCACCATCTGAGGAGGTGACCTAAACCAAACCATCTCCTTCATTTAATCAGTTCTGCCCCCACTGCACCCCCCACTCACACACCTACCCACCTCTGCCTTCAACAACACGTGTTTCTTTGATAGTAGGTAGTTGTGGCTCCTGCAGACGTTACGTGATTATTGAAACTCTGTCGGAGGAGTGGTGCTCTCTATCCTAAGCTGAAATGTGTCCAAATGTATGCCGACTCACTAAACACAAGCCCTGCTCCTTAATGCTGTAGGTAAAGCGCAAAACTTCATCCTATCGATTACAGCCATTGATCAGTCATCATGAAGCCAGAGAGCTGGAAATGCAGGTCAATAAGATGTGTTCAGACTGAACGTGAAATGAATCTAAGTGGCTACACTGATGGAAACAAAGTCTGGGAAAGAATGGTACAGAAATACAGGAAGTTTACTGTTGTCAGTGCAAAGAACTGGAAGTCTCGTACAGTTCAGTGCACTGGAGTGTAAGTCTGTTTTGGACTTTGACAGCCGTTCAGTCTGAACACACATGTAAGTTTAATTTATATGCTTGGTCGCTCAATGCCCTCAACAGCGTCTGTATAGGGAAACTATTTGAACgagaagaaaagcaaaataCGACAAAATCAGTTGCTCTGGGGTacatgcagaaaacaatgatctACCAATTATTTAACTAGCAcaacaagaaagaaaacacactgcTTGGACAAAACTATAATGAAATCTGAATATTACACCTAAATTTGATAGCTGAACATGTCATTACAAAACCTTGTGGTTTTATAACAGCCTCCACACTGAGTTTGGATGAAACCAGAGCTGACAGATACTGGACTTATGAGAAGATTACCGATAATTAtacttgacatttaaaaaaaaatcaataatgatATGATTCTCAGATTTGTTGTGAAAAAACcttattgtaaagaaaaaaatcttaatatgggtcccttaaaataaaaagttaacattttacagtgtaaaaattaaaaaaaaaattctgtactGTAATTTCTTGCTGTGGACAATATATATGTGCTACTACTCAGATATGTTTATTAGCTGAAAATATTGTCCATGCAATTAAATTGGTCATgttccaattaaaaaataaataaattaatgaaccTTCTCAGAACAGAAAACTCTTGcatatgatcttttttttcttgagacAACTGTCGAGAATGTCGAGCTGCTGAATATTCATTAAACTCTAATGGCGTAGCTGTAAACCACAGCAATCCTTTGGCGGCAGACGAATAAAGTTCATACAGGAGGCCGTAATAATTGCTGCTCCTGGTTTTCTAGGACTGAAGGGCACATGCTGTTCTTTCCCCCTCCCCATACAGTCTATGACCCAGCCATTATCCGACCACAATTTGTCTACAGATAAAAGCACTTAACACCAGATTATAAAAGATTAGCAATCACTTACCTGAATAAATGCTTTGTGTAGTCCAGTATTCCAGATGGGGATATACTCCCGATATAATGTTTGCTTTTTGGAGAGTGGAggtgtatttaaaaatatataatttttgttaAGGTTGTTGCAAAATATTTACTTCTACACAAAACCCACTGAACAGAAGGCTTTTGAAGTGAAAAACCATTTAATGTTGAGCCATGAAAACTGCAGAACATGTGATTTACATATGTGCTCCTGAAGCCCACTCATTATTCTCATTCAGTAATTATTGAATTCATGTGTTAATATTAAACACTAAGTCTGGCTCTGTGCCCCTTTTAATATGATCTTTGACATATTTGGGTGAATGCGTTAATTCACTTTCTTGCCAAAATGTAGAGACTGACACCACTCTCATGCTGCACTTTAGATGTGTTCGCAGTGTTCAAACTCTTTATGTCAATCATGAGACATTAAAAGCCAATTTTCTGTCGACATTCATTGGTTTCATACATCACACCAAATATGATAGTTCCTCTTTAATGCTAATTCTTGATCATAATTAACTGTAATAATCAAATAACCTAATACGTATGTATATGGTAAAATAACAATGATTACCATACCCAGTAAACCTGATGAGACTGATCTGTGGAAAGgcttaaatattacaaatacattaGCATTACCGTATCTAAGCATACTACCATGAGTTTAAATAGCTCTACTACATGCTATGAAAACTATTAAATCCGTCTCTTTCAAAGTACTAACAAATGTTTTGGTTGCCTCTTAATGCTGAGTAGTAAGTCACTGTTCCCTAAACCCTGCCCCACTCAAAACTCATAGTCATTTTTGAAACAATGACTCCTCTTCGGCTTCTCATTTCTGGCTAAAAACTGATGTTAGCACATTTTTATCGCAACTAGCTTATCAGCATTAGCTGGCTTACTACTGTTAGCCCCGGGAGTTGATTTAAAACTCTTGAGTCCAGTTCATTTTGAGAAGAAATAACCCAGTAATTGGGTGTTGAATTGTCAGCTACATATTGTATGTGAAATAATGCTAATAGACTGTGGTTAAAGCTACATGTGGCCGGGAAAAGGTTAGCATCTGCAGCAGCTAATAATCCATCTAAAAGTAAACAAGCAGCAGCGTTTTTGGACTGTTATTGTAGTTATCCCCAACATAACAGACACTAAGGTATGATCAGGGAATACAAGATTTGAGAatcattttgctcatttttgatCACTGTTAGCATTTTTGGATGATTAGCTTGCGGAAAAACTTGCTCTTTGGGCTTGAGTACTAACACAACTTGTCTGGCAAATGTAACGCTATCTCAGGATAAGATTGGTCTGGGTTTGCTTGAGTGTAAACCTCCACATATCAATGCAGAGCTACTAACGTTATGCTGAGCTATAGTAGCATCCAGTACCAGTGGGTAAATACTTTCCTGTAGTACTAAGTCTAGTTAGCTAGTGATATTCTGCTTGGCTCGAAGTAAGTTAGTGTTAATAAGCTAGATAGCTGGACATGCTAATGTCTGCAGCTTATGTTACATTCCGTTATCTTTTATTTCAGGGGGTTGGGAAAggcttgtttttaaaaaaaattggtgcgatgcctgaaataaggtccgTGCTTAACACAAATTAAAGAAGCTTTCATGTTTTGTTCTACAACATCAGTAAATACAACTTGCAAATTTTAAAGTGTGTCTACAGAAGTTGTCCAGGATGTGAAGTATGGAGAAATCCATAGTTTGACAGACCTGCCATGCCTGGTTACGGTTGCAATGTAAGCTACGATTGGACAAGCGCTGTTTGGGAATGGGGTTTACAGAAGAGTAACTTTGGACACATTCATTATTTCCGAACATTCACTTA
Coding sequences within it:
- the ppm1e gene encoding protein phosphatase 1E: MMASSTAEEKTFRRFLELFLREMRMPLQESDPPPMRPLSDLVTEDEVEGECLDLCLQHLYKYNCPCSLAAALARATADSLLQTDLTIHHLNKTVEDGADPLPQMESVKLAWLVFNRLFEMCCLWLKELPFRRRPQPYYETSIHAIKNMRRKMEDKHVIIPDFNTLFNIQDQEEQAYFAVFDGHGGVDAAIYAANHLHVNLVQQESFNQDPIEALCRAFKVTDERFVKKASREHLRCGTTGVVTFLRGRTLYVAWLGDSQVILVRKGQVVELMKPHKPDREDEKQRIEALGGCVIWFGTWRVNGSLSVSRAIGDSEHKPYICGDADHDVFPLDGSEDYLILACDGFWDTVGPDEAVRVVSDHLEENTGDTTMVAHKLVASARDAGSSDNITVIVVFLRDPRCPAPTGTEDEEEGVVEGEAGEEEEVAEVEEEEQEEEEEEEEEDEAARVEREGGEGGSTADIGGKGRGGWPLQQCSAPADLAYEDRTDSFTDRTSLSLLGPSLEGRISLAGESCSGFSYRAERLPRRRSRIPFQESSISSFTDPLWPQTAMLLGQAVRQSRRLAYGSRRWSRRRPGASKELLGLLPFGHSLPHTQRHSNQPGVAVPHLPHHATI